A genomic window from Gossypium hirsutum isolate 1008001.06 chromosome D10, Gossypium_hirsutum_v2.1, whole genome shotgun sequence includes:
- the LOC107900591 gene encoding obg-like ATPase 1: MPPKAAKSKEAPAERPILGRFSSHIKIGIVGLPNAGKSTLFNTLRKLSIPAENFPFCTIEPNEARVNVPDERFELLVAFRALGFVRLQIGSKIMHLNLENHNILSKKFLLISKMMYFRALQSSFIICY; this comes from the exons ATGCCTCCCAAAGCAGCTAAATCAAAGGAAGCACCAGCGGAGAGGCCCATCCtcggccgattctcttctcataTCAAGATCGGAATC GTGGGACTGCCTAATGCTGGGAAGTCTACTCTTTTCAACACGCTCCGTAAGCTTTCAATCCCAGCTGAGAACTTCCCTTTTTGTACAATCGAGCCTAATGAAGCCCGAGTTAATGTCCCTGATGAGCGATTCGAACTGTTAGTTGCCTTCAGAGCTTTGGGATTTGTTCGTCTCCAGATTGGATCTAAGATAATGCATCTAAACCTGGAAAATCACAATATTTTATCAAAGAAGTTCTTGTTGATATCTAAAAT GATGTATTTCCGTGCACTGCAGAGCAGTTTTATAATTTGTTATTAA